In Longimicrobiaceae bacterium, the DNA window CTACTGGCCGACCATGCTGGGCTTCGTGAACGAGCGCATCCCGCGTAGCGGCGCGCTGGGGCTGGGTCTGATGGGCGGCATCGGCATGGCCATCAGCGGCGCCGTGACCATTCCGGTGATGGGGAACATCGCCGACCACCACGTGCCGGACCGGGTTCCGGAGCAGCAGACGGTCGCGCTCCTCACCGAAGCCACCAACACCCTCCCGGCCATGCTCACCCAGGTGGAGCCGTCCCGGCAGGGAGATGTGGAGACGGCGGTGCGGCTTTCGACCCGGGCGCTCGACACCTATGAGCAGGCCGGCACGCTCTCCGGCAACGAGACCGCAAATGCGCTGCGAGCCATAACGAGCAGTGGCGTGGAGGCGCCCATCGTGGGCGATGCGGCGGATATTCTCGGGCCCGCGGAGAACTACGGAGGACGCATCTCCTTCCGCTACGTTGCGCCGTTGGCGCTCATCATCATCGTGATCTTCGGTATCCTGTACGCGCGGGACCGTCGCGCGGGCGGCTACCGGCCGGAGCGGCTAGGAACTCAGCGCGAGCCGGAGTGGGCCACCTCGCCCGGGCTCAACGCCGAGGACGTGCTGCGTTGACCTCCTCCACCCGATCCAGAGCGAAATGACCACGTCTATTGCGCTTCGTTCGCTGGCCACTGCCCTGGGCGGCTGTGTGGTTGGCCTCCTGGTCGCCTGCGGCGATTCCTCACCCGAGCAGCAGGCCGCCGATGAGCAAGCGGCCGCCGTCGCTGCCCAGGCACCCGAGGATGGCCCGGCCGTGCTCATCGTGGGCGGCGGCTCGAGCCACGATTTCGACGCCTTCTTCAATCAGGCAGACGGGGCCACGCTGGCCGAGGTCGGGGCGGAGGTCACGTATACCGATCAGCCGGGTGAGGTGCTCGGGCACCTCGAGCACGCCGATGTGCTCTACCTGACCAACAACCAACCGCTGCCAGACTCGGCGCTGCGCTCCGCGATCCTCGCGCTACCCGCGCAGGGGAAGGGGCTGCTGATCGGCCATGCGGCCTCCTGGTACAACTGGGAGGACTGGCCCGAGTACAACCGCACCCTGGTCGGCGGGGGTTCGCGGGGCCATCGCGCCTACGGGGAGTTCACTGTCGAGGTCACCCAACCGGATCACCCCATCATGGAGGGCGTGCCCGCCAGCTTTACGCTCGCCGACGAGCTGTACCGCTTCGAGCGCGACGACGAGGCGACCCCCATCACCGTCCTGGCCACCGCCCGGGAGGAGGAGACCGGGATGGTCTTCCCCATCGTGTGGACGGTGGACGTGCCCCAAGGGCGCGTGGTGGTCAACACGCTGGGTCACGACGGCGCTGCACACGAGCATCCTGCCTACCGGAAGATCCTGCAGAACAGCCTGGCCTGGGTCAGCGGGGAGGGATTCTGATGAGTCAGGTGGGAAAGCTCCGCTTCGTCGGCGTCAAGGAAGCCGAGCACGAGCGGCAGCCGACGGGGCTGCACCACTGGCTCTCAAAGCCGGGGGTGACCGAGGCCGAGAATCTAGTGCTGGTTCGGGTCTATATGCCGCCGGGTCAGGGCCACGGCTTCCACCGCCACCCGGAGCTCGAGGAGATCATCTATGTCCTCTCCGGGACGGCGGAACAGTGGGTGGGCGAGGAGCGCCGCCTCCTCGGCCCGGGCGAGATCGCCCACATTCCGCGCGACCTGGTCCATGCCACCTACAACGGGGGCGACGAGGAGCTGCAGTTCCTGGCCATCCTCTCCCCTGCCCATTATGAGGGACCTTTTGCGGTAGACGTGTATGACGAGGAGCCGTGGCGTTCGCTGCGACCTCCTCTCTCCAGCGAGAGCTCGAAACCAGAGGCCCGGACGGGATGATGAGTACCCGGCGCACGGTGCTGCTGATCGGCACGCTCGATACCAAGGAGGCGGAACTGGTCTATGTCCGCGGGTTGATCGAGGCCCGCGGACACAATGTAGTGCTCATGGATGCCGGCATCCTGCGTGACCCGGAGACGATGCCGGAGGTCACCGCCCGCGAGGTGGCCGAGGCCGGTGGAAGTAGCCTCGAGGCGCTGCGGAAGAAGGGCGACCGAGGCAGCGCGATCGACGTGATGATCGCGGGGGTGCGCAAGCTGGCGCGGGAGCTGTTCGACGCGGGCCGCGTGCACGGCGTGCTCGCCCTCGGCGGGGGCGGCGGGACCAGCATCGCCACCGCCGCCATGCGGGAGCTGCCGGTCGGAGTGCCGAAGCTGATGGTCTCCACCCTCGCTTCCGGGAACACGCGCCCGTACGTCGGCGAGACGGACATCACCATGATGTACTCGGTCGTCGACATCGCCGGGCTGAACCGGCTGTCGCGTCGCATCCTCGCCAACGCCGCTGGCGCGCTGTGCGGGATGCTCGAACAGGAGGTGCCCCCCGCCGAAGATCACCCCATCGTGGCGGCCACCATGTTCGGCGTGACCACCCCGTGCGTGGACCGCGTGCGCGCGCGCCTCGAGGAGGCCGGATACGAGCCGCTGGTCTTCCACGCCACCGGCACCGGTGGTCGGGCGATGGAGAAGCTCATCGACGCCGGCTTCGTCGTGGCGGTTGCCGACATGACCACCACCGAGTGGTGTGACGAGGTGGTGGGAGGTGTCCTTTCCGCCGGCCCTGACCGACTCAGTGCGGCGGGGCGCGCGGGGATTCCGCAGGTCGTCTCTTGCGGGGCGCTGGATATGGTCAACTTCGGCGCGGCCGACACAGTGCCGGAACAGTTCCGCGACCGGAATCTGTACCGGCACAACCCGATGGTGACCCTCATGCGCACCACACCTGCGGAGTGCGCCGAGATCGCCCGCCGGATCGCGGAGAAGCTGAATGCCGCCCGTGGTCCTACAGTCCTGATGCTGCCGCTGCGCGGGGTCAGCGCGCTGGACAAGGAAGGCGGGGCGTTTCACGACCCCGAAGCGAACGCGGCGCTCTTCGCCGCGCTTCGTGAGCATGTGCGACCTCCGGTCGAGATCGTCGAGGTGGACGCACACATCAACGATCCGCAGTTCGCGGATGCGGCCGTCGATCGCCTGCTCGAGCTGCTCGGGCGTTCATAAACCTCAACTTACCGTCAGGAATTCGCTTCATGCCTTTCATCAGTTACGAGGAATGTCTTCGCCGCCTGCGGGCGGAACGCGCTGCCGGACGTCCCATCATCGGTGCCGGCGCTGGTACGGGGATCTCCGCCAAGTTCGCCGAGCGCGGTGGAGTGGACATCATCATCATCTACAATTCGGGGCGTTACCGGATGGCGGGGCGGGGAAGCTCGGCCGGGCTGATGCCCTATGGCGACGCGAACGCGATCGTGCAGGAGATGGCGGGTGAGGTGCTGCCGATCGTGAAGGACACCCCCGTGCTGGCGGGCGTCTGTGGAACCGACCCGTTCCGCTTCATGAAGGTGTTCCTGAAGCAGCTCAAGGAGATGGGCTTCGACGGCGTGCAGAACTTCCCCACCGTGGGCGTCATCGACGGCAACTTCCGCAGGATCCTCGAGGAGACGGGCATGAGCTACGACCTCGAGGTCGAGATGATCCGCACGGCGCACGAGCTGGGGATGCTCACCTGCCCGTACGTCTTCGACGAGGAGCAGGCGGTGAAGATGGCCGAGGCCGGCGCCGACCTGATCGTGACCCACATGAACACGACCGTCGCGGGCTCGGTCGGCGTGAACCCCGAGACCGCACCGACGCTGGACGAGGCGGTGGAGAGGATCGCGCGCATGCGCGACGCCGCGCGCTCGGTGAACCCGGATGTCTTCGTGATCTGCCACGGCGGCCCGATCGCCTACCCCGACGACGTGCAGTACATCCTGGACAACACCGACGGGATCGACGGGTTCTTCGGGGCGTCGAGCATCGAGCGCCTGGCTGCCGAGCCGGCGATCGAGGCGCAGGCGCGCGCCTTCAAGGAACTGCGCATCCCCGCGCGCCCCGAGCCCGTGGCCTGATCGAGGCAGCGAAGCCAGAGGCCAAGAAGCCAGGAGCCAGAAGTCAGGAGCCAGAATCAACGGGGGATGGCGCCAGAACTCGCGAATCCCGATCCGTCCTTCTGGCTCCTGGCTCCTGGCTCCTGGCTTCTAGCTTCTGTCTCCTGACATGTCCCCTCTCAACGACATGAACTGTCATCCCGCCGGGCCGGTCTGCACTCTCCGAAGGGCCGAGTGGAGGATTGTAAGTTATTGTATATCAATCTGATGCGGAAAATGGCAGGGCTGGCACGTGGCCTGATCCGTGGCTCGGGCAGAAGGCTGTTGATGTCCGCATCCACAGGAGGTTGCTTTGCGACGGCTAGCCCTGCTCCCCTTGTTGCTCGCCGTTCTGTTCCTCGGCGCCTGCGATGATATCACCGGGCCCGGGGGGCGCTCGCTCGACGGTCGATGGAGCACTCGCTTCGACGGTGAGACCATTCGCTTCTCTCTGCGGGACGACCGCGGCGACGTTCGCGGCTCCGGGGATTGGGGACGCGACGACGTTTATGTCTGGGGGGAGCGCTACGATTCAGACGTCTACCTGACCTTCGAGTTCGACCGCTTCAGCCCCATCGAGTTCGAGGGGGAGATCCGCGGCCGCGAGATCGAAGGGCGGCTCTACGGCTCGGGGCTCGACGGAGAAAGGGTACGGTTCAGACGAGATTAGGCCGCGAGCCGACCGAGTGGGCCCGCTGGCCGCGAGGGGCTGGGTAAAAAGGGGGTGCGGGGTGCGACGTGTGCGCCCCGCACCCCCTTGTGCCGCAGCGCGGAGAGCGGCACTGTAGGCTGGAACCACGCGCCGTCGTGGCGCACAGCCCGTTCGCACTTTTCACCATCGGACCATGCGGACTCGAAACCTCTCTCTGAAGAAGGTCCACACCGCTCCTGTTGTCGGCCTGGTGCTCACCGGCCTGCTCGTCGCCGGCTGCTCCTCCGCCGATAGCGAAGGAGCCCCCGCAGAAGGTGCCGCGACCGAAGGAACCGCCACGCAAGGAGCCGCCCAGGCTGGCGCTCCGAATGCGCTGACGGCTCAGGAGCAGGCGGAGGGGTGGGTGCTTCTTTTTGATGGAGACGACCTCGACCAGTGGCGAGGCTACCGCCGGGATACCCCGCCGGCGCGCTGGCAGCCGCAGGACAGCGTGCTCGCCTTCGTCCCGGAAGGGGACGACGGCGGTGACCTGATGACCCGCGAGCAGTTCGGCGATTTCGAGTTCCGTTACGACTGGCGGATCTCGGAGGGAGGCAACAGCGGAGTCATCTATCGAGCGACGGAGGACTCGGACGCGCCCTGGCACACCGGTCCGGAGATGCAGATCCTCGACGACGAGCGTCACCCGGACGCCAACGCCGGGGTGAATGGCAACCGCAGGGCCGGCTCGCTGTACGACATGATCGCGCCGACGCCGGGTGTCGTTCGCCCCGCCGGGCAGTGGAACGAGGCGCGCATTGTTGCGAACGGCAACCACGTCGAGCACTGGCTCAATGGCCAGAAGGTGGTCGAGTACGAAATCGGCAGCGAGCGTTGGGACAGCCTCTACCAGGCCAGCAAGTTCACCGAGTATCCTGGCTTCGGCGTCCAGCAGCGCGGCTACATCGTGCTGCAGGACCACGGGGATCCGGTCTGGTTCCGGAACCTGAAGATCCGGCCGCTGGGCTCCTGAGGCCGGGCACCAGGTCGCTCGCCCCGACCGGGGCGAGCGATCCGACGGCGGCAAGCAGGAGGGAAGGGGGATGGCTGAGACCACCATCGTTGCGGACCGCAGCGGCGATCTGCGGCTGACCGAGACGGAGAAGCGCGATCGCTACGGTGAAGTCGTGCAACTCATCGAAGCCACGATCGCCGACGAGCGAGATCTGCTGACGTGCATGACCTCGGTCGTTTGCCTGCTGCACAACGCGCTGCCGTACTTCTACTGGACCGGTTTCTACCGCCGCGTGGCTCTACGCGAGCTGAGGGTCGGACCCTACCAGGGTACGCTCGGCTGTCTCACCATCGACTTCGATCGCGGGGTGTGCGGCGCCTGCGCGCGCGAGCGGCGCACCATCATCGTTCCGGACGTCGATGTGTTCCCCGGCCACATCGCCTGCGATTCTGCCTCGCGCTCGGAGATCGTGGTGCCGGTTTTCGATGCCCACGACCGCCTGATCGCTGTGCTGGACGTGGACAGCACCCTCCCGGCCGCCTTCGACGAGATCGATCAACTCTATCTGGAGCAGGTCGTGGCGCTGCTCCGGTCGAAAGAGGTGCTCCCCCTGGTGTACGTTCCGCCGGCGCCGTCCCGCAGTGTCCAATCCTGAAGCACGCGGCTCCGCTCGGCACGTTCTGAATCGCCCGTTCCTTCCTCACAGCGATCGCACGGATCTCCGCCACGACACTCCCTCCTCCGGGCGGAGCGCGCCGTGGATCATGATCATCTCCCCCACGTTTTCGGGGGTAAGGAGGCCCACGAGCCGGCCGTGCTGGTCGGTTACCGGCAGGGCTGGACAGTGGGACTCCTGCATCAATCGGAAAGCCTCCGCAAAAGATGCCCACCAGGGGATCGAGGGGATGTTGGTGCGCATCGCCTCCTGAACCGGTGCGTCGGCGCCGCGGCGCCGGAGCGCGGTGATGAGGTCGTCGCGAGTGAGGATGCCCAGAACGATCCCGGCTCCATCCACTACCGGGAAGTCGTGCTGGTGGGTGTGGAGCAGGGCGTCGGCGGCGTCTGCCAGCGTCGCGCTCGGCGGCAGCGTGCGGAAGTGCGTTACCATGGCCTCCGAGAGCGGGAGCGTCTCGGTGACGTCGCGCATCTGCGAAGCGGCGGATTCCTGGGTGGCGCCCAGGTACACGAACAGGGCGATGAAGACCAGGAAGGGGTTCGTGAAGAGCCCCACGAAGCCGAAGAGGAAGGCCATCCCCTGTCCGATGCGGGCCGCGACGCTGGTGGCGCGCACGTAGCTCATCCGCATCGCGAGGAAGGCGCGCAGCACGCGACCGCCGTCCATGGGGAAGGCCGGCAGCAGGTTGAAGAGCACCAGCATCACGTTGACGGTTAGCACCTGCGCGAGCAGCGCCGCCGCTCCCGGCTGCGCCAGCGCCTCCGGATCCGCCATCTGGCCCACGATCAGGAACAGGATGGCCGCGATCGCGACGTTCACCGCCGGACCGGCGAGCGCCACCACCAGTTCCTGCTTCGGGTCGTCCGGCATCCGCTTCAGCCGCGCCACGCCGCCAATCGGCAGGAGCGTGATATCGGGGGTCTCGATGCCGTACCTGCGGGCGGCGGCCACGTGTCCGAACTCGTGCAGGAGCACGCTGGCGAAGATGAGGAGGATGAAGATCAGCCCGCTGATGGCGGCTGCAGGTCCCCCCTGCCAGTAGTAGATGATCCCGATCCAGACCAGGAGGAGCAGGAAGGTGACGTGGATCTTCACGTCGGTTCCCGCCACCCGGAGAATGGTGAAGGACCAGCGCATCGAGAACTCCTGCGAGGTGAGATTCGCTCTGCGGCGTCGGCTGCCGCGCCGCGTCGCCTCTCCCGCCCTCGAGCGACTACCTCGGATGTGGAACGCGCTGGTGAGCGGGAACAGGCGGCTTCAGGTGGAGCGGTAGGTGGCTCCAGCCGCTCTACTGAGCACGACCTGTTCCTTTCGTAGCAGTCTCCAGGCCCGGCGGAGCGAGTGGGTGCCTCGCTGAGATGAGGGAGTACGGAAAAGGGCTGGTATCCTCCTGACCTTTCAGATCTTGCCGGCTACCTCCAAGGGTTACGTTCGCGATCCTGCGGAGAGCTCCGCGTCCTCCTCGCCCGCAAGAAGCTCCATCTCGGCGGTCCGCTGCCCGACTCGCTGGGTGAGTGGCACGAAGTCGACGATCTGGTAGCGCCGCTCCCCTCCCGGGGCCGGGACCGTGACGATCTCCCCGCTCGATCGACCCAGCAGCGCCTCGCCCAGCGGCGAAGACATCGACAACTGCCCCTCCTCTGGATCGACGAGGTGCCCCGTTAGCAGGGTCACCGTCTCCTCGACACCCGTATCGAGATCACGGATGCGGACGAGTGAGCCGTAGCCCACCCGATCGGTCCACAGCGTTCGAGGGTCGATGTGGGTCATCCCCGCCAACAACTGTCCCAGAAACCGGATTCGCTTCTGATAGATCCGTTCCACGCTCTCCGCCAGTTCACTCTCGGAGACCTCCAACGACTGCGAAAGCCGCGCGGACATTCGCAAGGTCAGCTCGTGCGATAGGGTTTCCAGCTCTTCTCCGATCCGCGTCTTTACCTCGGCCAGCATCATTTCCTCCTGCGCGGGGGCGGCGCGGCGGAAGCGCCGCGACCCAATCGTTGGCGAGCACGGGACGATGAAGGTCACTCGTTGATTCAGTCCCTCCGCCCGGGTGATCGTTACGCACCCACCGCGCAGCTCAGGCCTCGGCGAAGATGGCGTCGCGGATCTTTGTGCGAGCCCGGTGGAGCAGCACGCGCTGGTTTCCATCGCTCAGGTCGAGCGCCTCGCAGACCTCCTCGGCGCTCCAGCCCTCCAGATCCCGCAGCGTGATCACCTGCTGCTGCCGCGGGGGCAGCTCGCGGATTGCGGCTTCGATGCGGGCCTGCAGCTCGCGACCGGCGAGCTCCTCGTCGGGATCGCTTCCGCTGGCCAGGTTCCCATGCCACTCCAGCGGCCCCGTGCGCTCCGGGAGGAACAGCCATTCGAGCTCCTCTCCCGTGCTTGCTCCGGCTGCGTTGGCGGGCACGGCGAGGTCGCTCATCGGAACGCTGCGCGCCTCGCGACGAGCCAGGCTGCGGGCACGGTTGGCGAGGATGCGGAAGACCCATGTCTTCAGCGAGGCCCGTCCCTCGAAGGTGTCGATTCCCCGCAGCACGGCGAGCCAGGTCTCCTGGACGGCCTCCTCGGCATCCGCATCGGTGCGGACGTAGCTCCGGGCCACGCGCAACATGGGCGAGTACCAGCGGTCCAGCAGCCGTTCGAACGCGGCCTCGTCGCCATCCCGCAGTGCCCGCAGCAGCAGGGTTTCCGCGCTGGCCTTCCTGGGTGTCGGCAGCGGCGGCGGAAGGTCGGCATGTGACAGCGTGCCT includes these proteins:
- a CDS encoding GreA/GreB family elongation factor — translated: MMLAEVKTRIGEELETLSHELTLRMSARLSQSLEVSESELAESVERIYQKRIRFLGQLLAGMTHIDPRTLWTDRVGYGSLVRIRDLDTGVEETVTLLTGHLVDPEEGQLSMSSPLGEALLGRSSGEIVTVPAPGGERRYQIVDFVPLTQRVGQRTAEMELLAGEEDAELSAGSRT
- a CDS encoding ThuA domain-containing protein; protein product: MTTSIALRSLATALGGCVVGLLVACGDSSPEQQAADEQAAAVAAQAPEDGPAVLIVGGGSSHDFDAFFNQADGATLAEVGAEVTYTDQPGEVLGHLEHADVLYLTNNQPLPDSALRSAILALPAQGKGLLIGHAASWYNWEDWPEYNRTLVGGGSRGHRAYGEFTVEVTQPDHPIMEGVPASFTLADELYRFERDDEATPITVLATAREEETGMVFPIVWTVDVPQGRVVVNTLGHDGAAHEHPAYRKILQNSLAWVSGEGF
- a CDS encoding Tm-1-like ATP-binding domain-containing protein yields the protein MMSTRRTVLLIGTLDTKEAELVYVRGLIEARGHNVVLMDAGILRDPETMPEVTAREVAEAGGSSLEALRKKGDRGSAIDVMIAGVRKLARELFDAGRVHGVLALGGGGGTSIATAAMRELPVGVPKLMVSTLASGNTRPYVGETDITMMYSVVDIAGLNRLSRRILANAAGALCGMLEQEVPPAEDHPIVAATMFGVTTPCVDRVRARLEEAGYEPLVFHATGTGGRAMEKLIDAGFVVAVADMTTTEWCDEVVGGVLSAGPDRLSAAGRAGIPQVVSCGALDMVNFGAADTVPEQFRDRNLYRHNPMVTLMRTTPAECAEIARRIAEKLNAARGPTVLMLPLRGVSALDKEGGAFHDPEANAALFAALREHVRPPVEIVEVDAHINDPQFADAAVDRLLELLGRS
- a CDS encoding phosphoenolpyruvate hydrolase family protein — its product is MPFISYEECLRRLRAERAAGRPIIGAGAGTGISAKFAERGGVDIIIIYNSGRYRMAGRGSSAGLMPYGDANAIVQEMAGEVLPIVKDTPVLAGVCGTDPFRFMKVFLKQLKEMGFDGVQNFPTVGVIDGNFRRILEETGMSYDLEVEMIRTAHELGMLTCPYVFDEEQAVKMAEAGADLIVTHMNTTVAGSVGVNPETAPTLDEAVERIARMRDAARSVNPDVFVICHGGPIAYPDDVQYILDNTDGIDGFFGASSIERLAAEPAIEAQARAFKELRIPARPEPVA
- a CDS encoding sigma-70 family RNA polymerase sigma factor, which produces MKSTTRKWLRSPRERVGTLSHADLPPPLPTPRKASAETLLLRALRDGDEAAFERLLDRWYSPMLRVARSYVRTDADAEEAVQETWLAVLRGIDTFEGRASLKTWVFRILANRARSLARREARSVPMSDLAVPANAAGASTGEELEWLFLPERTGPLEWHGNLASGSDPDEELAGRELQARIEAAIRELPPRQQQVITLRDLEGWSAEEVCEALDLSDGNQRVLLHRARTKIRDAIFAEA
- a CDS encoding DUF1080 domain-containing protein; protein product: MRTRNLSLKKVHTAPVVGLVLTGLLVAGCSSADSEGAPAEGAATEGTATQGAAQAGAPNALTAQEQAEGWVLLFDGDDLDQWRGYRRDTPPARWQPQDSVLAFVPEGDDGGDLMTREQFGDFEFRYDWRISEGGNSGVIYRATEDSDAPWHTGPEMQILDDERHPDANAGVNGNRRAGSLYDMIAPTPGVVRPAGQWNEARIVANGNHVEHWLNGQKVVEYEIGSERWDSLYQASKFTEYPGFGVQQRGYIVLQDHGDPVWFRNLKIRPLGS
- a CDS encoding cupin domain-containing protein; translated protein: MSQVGKLRFVGVKEAEHERQPTGLHHWLSKPGVTEAENLVLVRVYMPPGQGHGFHRHPELEEIIYVLSGTAEQWVGEERRLLGPGEIAHIPRDLVHATYNGGDEELQFLAILSPAHYEGPFAVDVYDEEPWRSLRPPLSSESSKPEARTG
- a CDS encoding site-2 protease family protein; translation: MRWSFTILRVAGTDVKIHVTFLLLLVWIGIIYYWQGGPAAAISGLIFILLIFASVLLHEFGHVAAARRYGIETPDITLLPIGGVARLKRMPDDPKQELVVALAGPAVNVAIAAILFLIVGQMADPEALAQPGAAALLAQVLTVNVMLVLFNLLPAFPMDGGRVLRAFLAMRMSYVRATSVAARIGQGMAFLFGFVGLFTNPFLVFIALFVYLGATQESAASQMRDVTETLPLSEAMVTHFRTLPPSATLADAADALLHTHQHDFPVVDGAGIVLGILTRDDLITALRRRGADAPVQEAMRTNIPSIPWWASFAEAFRLMQESHCPALPVTDQHGRLVGLLTPENVGEMIMIHGALRPEEGVSWRRSVRSL
- a CDS encoding GAF domain-containing protein — protein: MAETTIVADRSGDLRLTETEKRDRYGEVVQLIEATIADERDLLTCMTSVVCLLHNALPYFYWTGFYRRVALRELRVGPYQGTLGCLTIDFDRGVCGACARERRTIIVPDVDVFPGHIACDSASRSEIVVPVFDAHDRLIAVLDVDSTLPAAFDEIDQLYLEQVVALLRSKEVLPLVYVPPAPSRSVQS